A region of Actinomycetota bacterium DNA encodes the following proteins:
- a CDS encoding alkaline phosphatase family protein: MRNRRPPGFIVLTVLISAIVAASLGSGGGSSATAGAPEDPPPGIEKLDHLIFIVQENRSFDHYFGTFPGADGFPVNQQGRIKTCVPDPVLDRCSRPYHSNKQFYQGGPHSHPASLASVNDGAMDGFIEVASHGRRLCAGEEKRFEAECDDFVGPKRQPDLISYLTDREVPNYWTYAREFVLQDRLFAPTDSWTLPAHLFLVSGWSALCSDPEDPMSCESNLDLKAPSEQWSYGEEPVYAWTDITYLLHEQGVDWSYYVGNGTCFVVGCEEKLAARIDTGKTPAGKNPLPGFVTVNENEQLENIRGHDEYLDAARTGTLPPVSWIIPGNRTSEHPQAVTGVRAGQAHVTRMINAAMSGPDWESTAIFVTWDDWGGFYDHVEPPRVDENGYGLRVPAFLVSPYAKQGYIDSETHTFDSYLKLIEDRFLGGERLDPATLSRPDSRPTVREEVDILGDLTAGFDFTQPPRPPIILDPRPPN; the protein is encoded by the coding sequence ATGCGCAACCGCCGTCCCCCCGGCTTCATCGTGCTCACGGTGCTGATCTCGGCGATCGTGGCCGCTTCCCTCGGATCCGGAGGGGGCTCGTCCGCGACCGCGGGGGCTCCCGAGGATCCGCCTCCCGGGATCGAGAAACTCGACCACCTGATCTTCATCGTCCAGGAGAACCGGAGCTTCGATCACTACTTCGGGACGTTCCCGGGCGCGGACGGCTTCCCGGTGAACCAACAGGGCCGCATCAAGACGTGCGTCCCGGACCCGGTGCTCGACCGATGTTCTCGCCCGTATCACTCGAACAAGCAGTTCTACCAGGGCGGCCCGCACTCACATCCGGCGTCCCTCGCGTCCGTGAACGACGGGGCGATGGACGGGTTCATCGAGGTTGCTTCCCATGGCCGTCGTCTGTGCGCCGGCGAGGAGAAGCGCTTCGAGGCCGAATGCGACGACTTCGTCGGGCCGAAGCGGCAACCGGATCTGATCTCCTACCTCACCGACCGCGAGGTCCCGAACTACTGGACCTATGCGCGCGAGTTCGTTCTGCAGGACCGGCTGTTCGCTCCGACCGACTCGTGGACCCTGCCGGCGCACCTGTTCCTCGTGTCGGGATGGTCGGCCCTCTGCAGCGATCCCGAGGACCCGATGTCGTGCGAGTCGAACCTCGACCTGAAGGCTCCGTCGGAGCAGTGGAGCTACGGCGAGGAGCCGGTCTACGCTTGGACGGACATCACGTACCTGCTGCACGAGCAGGGCGTCGACTGGTCGTACTACGTGGGCAACGGCACCTGCTTCGTCGTCGGGTGCGAGGAGAAACTGGCGGCGCGGATCGATACGGGCAAGACCCCAGCCGGAAAGAATCCGCTGCCCGGGTTCGTCACCGTGAACGAGAACGAGCAGCTCGAGAACATCCGCGGCCACGACGAGTACCTTGACGCGGCCCGCACGGGCACATTGCCGCCCGTGTCGTGGATCATCCCGGGGAACAGGACCAGCGAACACCCCCAGGCCGTCACCGGCGTTCGCGCCGGCCAGGCGCACGTCACGCGGATGATCAACGCCGCGATGTCGGGGCCCGATTGGGAGTCGACCGCGATCTTCGTGACGTGGGACGACTGGGGCGGCTTCTACGATCACGTCGAACCGCCACGGGTGGACGAGAACGGCTACGGGCTGCGCGTGCCCGCCTTCCTCGTAAGTCCCTACGCGAAGCAGGGATACATCGACAGCGAGACGCACACGTTCGACTCGTACCTGAAGTTGATCGAAGACCGGTTCCTCGGTGGTGAGCGGCTCGACCCGGCCACGCTGAGCCGTCCCGACTCCCGTCCGACCGTTCGCGAGGAGGTCGACATCCTCGGCGACCTCACCGCGGGGTTCGACTTCACACAGCCGCCGCGACCACCGATCATCCTCGATCCCCGGCCGCCGAACTGA